A window of the Ogataea parapolymorpha DL-1 chromosome V, whole genome shotgun sequence genome harbors these coding sequences:
- a CDS encoding Phosphoacetylglucosamine mutase — MSKDTLSTASARHPKPPNTTFAYGTAGFRTIGSLLDSTVFRVGVLASLRSAKLGGKTIGVMITASHNPPQDNGVKVVDPLGEMLPQLWEPYATQLANSDNLEDDVRDIVAREKIDVAQAGLVVVGMDTRETGPQLLRAAIDGIEVFGRAKSFGELTTPQLHYLVRSHNDPEFGEPSENGYNKKIISAVEEILRLWNVQEPLEITVDAANGVGAPKLRNLSSDLINISVVNSNTQDKSALNVECGADYVKTNQKLPANVQPRDHQLYSSFDGDADRVVFYYTDESRFQLLDGDRIATLLASFINKLLQQAKVKANMGIIQTAYANGDSTKYIQETLQIPVDFTPTGVKHLHHKAQEYDIGVYFEANGHGTVLFSEKLISELKSTHTSSPEEERALKTLVLLTEVINQTVGDSISDLFAVLLALRIQNKTCVDWGKDYTELPNKLFKVVVKDRFAFKTTDAERRLVEPAGLQAKIDALVAAYARGRCFVRASGTENAVRVYSEAASAADCADLGARVCELLEPY, encoded by the coding sequence ATGTCTAAAGACACTCTGTCTACCGCCAGTGCGCGCCATCCAAAACCACCAAACACCACTTTCGCATATGGGACAGCAGGGTTCCGTACTATTGGATCTCTGCTGGACTCAACCGTGTTCAGGGTGGGCGTGCTGGCGTCTTTGAGATCTGCAAAGCTAGGAGGAAAAACCATCGGCGTCATGATCACTGCGTCCCATAACCCGCCCCAGGACAACGGCGTCAAGGTTGTGGATCCGCTGGGAGAAATGCTGCCGCAGCTCTGGGAGCCCTATGCCACCCAGCTGGCCAACAGCGACAATCTCGAGGACGACGTTAGGGACATTGTCGCGAGAGAAAAGATTGACGTTGCGCAGGCTGGACTCGTTGTAGTTGGTATGGACACACGGGAGACAGGTCCACAGCTGCTCAGAGCAGCCATTGACGGAATCGAGGTGTTTGGACGAGCCAAAAGCTTTGGAGAGCTCACCACTCCTCAGCTACACTATTTGGTCAGATCGCACAATGATCCGGAGTTTGGAGAGCCTTCCGAGAACGGATATAATAAAAAGATAATCAGTGCAGTCGAAGAGATACTGCGTTTGTGGAATGTCCAAGAGCCATTGGAAATAACCGTGGATGCTGCGAACGGAGTCGGCGCACCAAAACTACGCAACTTGAGCAGTGATCTTATCAATATCAGCGTGGTAAACAGCAACACGCAAGATAAAAGTGCATTGAATGTTGAGTGTGGCGCAGACTACGTCAAGACCAACCAGAAACTACCTGCTAACGTGCAACCGAGAGACCACCAGCTGTACTCGTCCTTCGACGGTGACGCCGATAGGGTGGTTTTCTATTACACGGACGAATCACGTTTTCAACTTTTGGATGGAGACCGCATCGCCACCCTCCTGGCGAGcttcatcaacaaactgCTTCAGCAAGCCAAAGTCAAGGCTAATATGGGAATCATACAAACTGCATACGCCAATGGAGACTCCACTAAATATATCCAGGAGACGCTTCAAATCCCTGTTGACTTCACTCCGACTGGAGTCAAGCATCTTCATCACAAGGCCCAGGAATACGACATTGGAGTGTATTTTGAGGCCAACGGACACGGTACGGTTCTTTTCTCGGAGAAGCTCATAAGTGAACTCAAATCTACACACACAAGCTCGCCAGAAGAGGAACGGGCCCTTAAGACACTGGTACTGCTCACAGAAGTCATCAATCAGACAGTCGGCGACTCCATTTCAGACCTCTTTGCTGTTCTGCTTGCATTAAGAATCCAAAATAAAACTTGTGTCGACTGGGGCAAAGACTATACTGAGCTTCCGAACAAGCTCTTTAAAGTTGTTGTGAAGGACAGGTTTGCTTTCAAGACCACCGACGCGGAGAGAAGACTTGTGGAGCCGGCTGGCCTGCAGGCCAAAATCGACGCTTTGGTGGCCGCATATGCACGAGGCCGTTGCTTTGTGAGGGCGAGTGGCACGGAAAACGCCGTGCGAGTGTACTCGGAAGCGGCATCTGCGGCAGACTGTGCTGATCTGGGCGCTCGTGTGtgcgagctgctcgagccGTATTGA
- a CDS encoding Bud site selection protein 5: protein MSVITPNDENDDIRFTFEARPVNKNIVLTPMTNNNQFFDSPDTKATSPLKIGRQSTAPLLDSEASDTPKDRQDFNYLLEQLSPMPGTWVDEDDKKEPDFNEYVGSAGSSPQSVKDFTMSPFQGELDGQGQVSSPVPQAPESKDSDRLSAFGKVPILGNILTESLGITHKSGADEQYDQTSNTIQTNEFLNNTMDVSNNSTSMSHSEDDSSVSESNFIDLDKEGYTSPVVDQDKTPVVSSFGFAEGDKTPNNEDAKRFTNPLASSDVRLSSFRRAGSPLVETPILEEEEEDGDIEASVPNQRPERSPQVSLRHAKYSEIPKHQSYSSSIYSEVPESNVAPAAKPLAAIPEFSAEPVLPERSSLRTTPELAEPEASAIPAAPFAKKVTVPRESTSSSVYEPARAPPAVPVEEQSDKVAQLPEFSSTPKKTRVSVRQQSLYQDTYSKKSAVSSNRDLTNFESSHQLHELRTDASSVADDDADEDDASALFVTALYPFDASTLESKNDASICLSFNENDIAFTYSLDDSGWGEVTLLNTLKRGWVPMNYFRATLSEDLEDEPHLSEYARLAASRRPLRKLFRHAGMFLLNPQNKMLYIKNEFKGYTFDIRYINGITQGVRTLLKETDCISRTSDIVQRKPIVRRLRKKLLRDWSDLIYKAKDFLNTMDVKKIEYLQLLAYQVLQKAITFLDVWGLESDDLVNRDKQLITSSQLVPVRYLSAPPHAAPRVNELYNHLMGYFALISGRLDLVEHNVKGGQLLENIVSQINLQVRELQFISSLIKTVVPPGYKLPAVARSNLSTADQLKLLETNSTELTVVLEKFNHNVRVLVDVATNRTKSSPMLTRSGTATSRSAAPTKDLYFYSREGGAVINTACRLVYLVSTSYKVLKTFLAATKDFELPNTREYPDFLEMNVSPKSFIKICSTGLISDKEITRQLKQHKTARSDKRASKRFSMFRAGDAANMELTADGLDFLAEVTPGDSTPFIQNDGTFDQLLDEPTGDVSHEDEVLRGPDNEILGASFRALVWLLTDEKNPPEYFFVSTFFLTFRIFSHGSVLLEELVARFDVNNRIIENEKKNGTGSLHMHSSLESKMKHRRQLVCKTFMLWLESYWKPRADYNLLPPLLNFFNEAVKEYLPLEAHRLIETASKLIGMPPVETIKDRLNYYNNIDNDSQLVPRKISPKQQHKHISRHISNFSFSDPAGIMNDLDTYNSLLDDLDTYDLERTATRGSRQSINLGLAIDLKNTDSNVVLLSDKQLESIQKVILSYRNMLREHWQRENMRLDKFVPLDTQTLLDSWWKTAQESWKILNQDLALLNFNGLEIAKQLTLIESKMFCSIKAEELLNQNFTSKKLHLNLSPNIQRSVLFTNLLSDYVIESILQPKLTMKQRVHAVKCWLKIAISCLYLRNFNSLASIMTSLQSFLVTRITRIWDGLSDKYKELFQYLASIIHPDKNYHVYRGKIRDFLLSNLEENLDIPTVPYLSLFLQDLTFIVDGNPNYRDNTKSFLNQKLINVDKYTKITKIILDLQTLQIPYKDTGELGKVYNKDQKIDLIRSATIRNLRLQLQDESQSFDDMFDIAGVPCLQELILLEIWKVKQINMKEDDRSWKLSCEIQPRDE, encoded by the exons ATGTCGGTCATTACGCCaaacgacgaaaacgacgaCATCCGGTTCACGTTTGAAGCGCGTCCCGTGAACAAAA ATATTGTCTTGACGCCAATgaccaacaacaaccaaTTTTTCGACAGTCCGGACACCAAGGCCACATCTCCACTAAAGATTGGCCGGCAGAGCACAGCGCCACTGCTCGACAGCGAAGCCTCCGATACCCCTAAGGACAGACAAGACTTTAACTATCTTTTGGAACAGTTATCGCCGATGCCGGGCACCTGggtggacgaggatgacAAGAAGGAGCCGGATTTTAACGAATACGTGGGGTCTGCCGGTAGTTCGCCCCAAAGCGTGAAAGATTTTACCATGAGCCCGTTCCAGGGAGAATTGGACGGACAGGGCCAGGTTTCGAGTCCTGTTCCCCAGGCTCCTGAGTCCAAGGATAGCGACCGACTGAGTGCGTTTGGCAAAGTCCCGATTTTGGGCAATATTCTTACAGAGTCGCTGGGAATCACGCACAAGTCTGGGGCCGACGAGCAGTATGACCAAACCTCCAACACCATTCAGACAAACGAATTCCTCAACAACACGATGGACGTGTCCAACAACAGCACGAGCATGTCGCACAGCGAGGACGACTCATCTGTGTCTGAGAGTAATTTTATTGATCTCGACAAAGAAGGATACACATCTCCGGTGGTTGACCAGGACAAGACGCCGGTGGTGTCATCGTTTGGGTTTGCTGAGGGAGACAAGACGCCAAATAACGAGGACGCTAAGCGGTTTACGAATCCTCTGGCCTCTTCTGACGTCAGACTCTCAAGTTTCCGCAGAGCTGGCTCTCCACTGGTGGAGACTCCAattttggaggaggaagaggaagatgGCGATATTGAGGCCTCGGTTCCTAACCAGCGCCCCGAGCGGTCACCACAGGTATCGCTGCGCCACGCGAAATACTCAGAAATACCTAAGCACCAGAGCTACTCGTCGAGCATCTATTCTGAGGTGCCGGAGTCGAACGTTGCACCGGCCGCAAAACCTTTGGCGGCAATACCCGAATTTTCAGCCGAGCCTGTGCTCCCCGAGAGATCGTCTTTGCGCACAACTCCAGAGCTGGCTGAGCCAGAAGCATCTGCTATTCCTGCGGCGCCGTTTGCGAAAAAGGTCACCGTTCCTCGTGAAagcacgtcgtcgagcGTGTACGAGCCGGCACGCGCGCCGCCGGCAGTGCCCGTCGAGGAGCAGTCTGACAAGGTGGCGCAGCTGCCCGAGTTCTCGTCGACACCTAAAAAAACGCGCGTCTCGGTGAGACAGCAGTCGCTGTACCAGGATACATACAGCAAGAAATCGGCCGTCTCAAGCAACAGAGACCTTACGAATTTCGAGTCGTCGCACCAGCTGCATGAGCTCAGAACGGACGCGAGCTCGGtggcagacgacgacgcggacgaggacgacgcgTCTGCGCTGTTTGTGACGGCATTGTACCCGTTCGACGCCAGCACGCTcgagtcgaaaaacgacgcgtcgatctgtCTCTCgttcaacgagaacgacaTTGCCTTTACGTACTCGCTCGACGATTCTGGCTGGGGCGAGGTGACGCTGCTCAACACGCTGAAACGCGGCTGGGTGCCAATGAACTATTTCCGAGCCACTCTGTCCGAAGACCTCGAGGACGAGCCGCATCTGAGCGAGTACGCCAGATTGGCCGCATCGCGCCGACCGCTGCGCAAACTATTCCGCCACGCCGGCATGTTTCTGCTCAACCCGCAGAACAAGATGCTCTACATCAAGAACGAGTTCAAGGGATATACCTTTGACATCCGCTACATCAATGGCATCACGCAGGGCGTGAGAacgctgctcaaggagacAGACTGCATTTCGCGGACGAGCGACATCGTGCAACGCAAGCCGATCGTGCGCAGACTGCGCAAGAAACTGCTGCGCGACTGGTCGGACCTGATTTACAAGGCCAAAGACTTCCTCAACACCATGgacgtgaaaaaaatcgagtatctccagctgctcgcgTACCAGGTTCTGCAGAAGGCCATCACGTTTTTGGACGTGTGGGGGCTCGAAAGCGACGATCTGGTTAATAGAGACAAGCAGCTCATAACCTCGTCGCAGCTCGTGCCCGTGCGCTACCTGTCTGCACCGCCACATGCTGCGCCACGCGTGAACGAGCTATACAACCATCTGATGGGCTACTTTGCGCTCATTTCGGGGCGGTTGGATCTAGTAGAGCACAACGTCAAGGGCGGCCAACTGCTGGAGAACATTGTCAGCCAGATCAACCTTCAGGTTCGCGAGTTGCAATTTATTAGCTCGCTTATCAAGACCGTCGTCCCGCCTGGCTACAAGCTGCCGGCTGTTGCGCGTTCAAATCTCTCGACAGCcgaccagctcaaactgctggaGACCAACAGCACTGAGCTGACCGTCGTTCTTGAAAAGTTCAACCACAACGTGCGTGTTCTGGTGGACGTGGCTACCAACCGGACAAAAAGCTCCCCGATGCTGACGCGTTCAGGCACCGCCACGTCGCGCAGCGCCGCCCCAACGAAAGACTTGTACTTCTACTCCAGAGAAGGCGGAGCTGTGATCAACACCGCGTGCCGACTCGTTTATCTGGTGAGCACGTCATACAAGGTGCTCAAGACGTTTTTGGCTGCTACGAAGGATTTCGAGCTACCAAACACGCGCGAGTATCCAGATTTCCTTGAGATGAACGTGTCGCCAAAATCGTTCATCAAAATCTGCTCCACGGGGCTCATTTCCGACAAGGAGATCACCAGACAGCTGAAACAGCACAAAACTGCAAGAAGCGACAAGCGGGCATCGAAACGGTTCTCAATGTTCCGTGCAGGTGACGCGGCCAACATGGAGCTCACGGCAGACGGGCTTGATTTCCTGGCGGAGGTGACTCCCGGGGACAGCACGCCGTTTATTCAGAACGACGGCACGttcgaccagctgctggacgagccgACCGGCGACGTGAGCcacgaggacgaggtgctCCGCGGGCCGGACAACGAGATCCTGGGCGCGTCGTTCCGTGCGCTCGTTTGGCTGCTGACCGACGAGAAGAATCCGCCCGAGTACTTTTTCGTGTCGACGTTTTTCCTCACGTTCCGGATTTTCTCGCACGGCTCGGTGCttctggaagagcttgtgGCGCGTTTCGACGTGAACAACAGGATTATCGAaaacgagaagaagaacggcACCGGCAGCCTTCACATGCACTCGTCACTCGAGTCCAAGATGAAGCACAGACGCCAACTCGTGTGCAAGACGTTTATGCTGTGGCTCGAGAGCTACTGGAAGCCTAGGGCAGACTATAACCTGCTGCCACCCTTGTTGaactttttcaacgagGCCGTTAAGGAGTACCTGCCGCTGGAGGCGCACCGGCTGATCGAGACAGCGTCGAAGTTGATTGGCATGCCGCCTGTGGAGACCATCAAGGACAGACTCAACTACTATAACaacatcgacaacgacTCACAACTGGTGCCACGGAAAATCTCgccaaagcagcagcacaaaCACATCTCGCGACACATCTCTAACTTCTCGTTCTCAGACCCTGCCGGCATCATGAACGATCTCGACACGTAcaactcgctgctggacgacctCGACACTTACGATTTGGAGAGAACGGCCACCAGAGGCAGTCGCCAGTCGATCAACCTCGGCTTGGCGATCGACCTCAAGAATACCGACTCCAACGTGGTGCTGCTAAGCgacaagcagctcgagTCGATCCAGAAAGTCATTTTATCGTACAGAAACATGCTGCGCGAGCATTGGCAGCGCGAGAACATGCGGCTCGACAAGTTCGTGCCCTTGGACACACAGACGCTGCTTGACTCGTGGTGGAAAACTGCTCaggagagctggaagatcCTCAACCAGGACCTGGCCCTGCTCAACTTCAACGGGCTCGAGATCGCCAAACAGCTGACTCTCATTGAGTCCAAGATGTTCTGCTCCATCAAGGCTgaggagctgctcaacCAGAACTTCACGTCCAAAAAACTGCACCTCAACCTCTCACCAAACATTCAGCGCTCGGTGCTCTTCACCAACCTGTTGAGCGATTACGTCATCGAGAGCATCCTGCAACCGAAACTAACCATGAAACAGCGCGTGCACGCGGTCAAGTGCTGGCTCAAGATTGCGATCTCGTGCCTATACCTGCGGAACTTCAACTCACTTGCGTCGATCATGACGTCGCTGCAGAGCTTCCTGGTCACGCGGATCACGCGGATCTGGGACGGTCTCTCCGACAAGTACAAGGAGCTGTTCCAATATTTGGCGTCGATCATCCATCCCGACAAGAACTACCACGTGTACCGCGGCAAGATCCGGGACTTTCTGCTCTCTAATCTCGAAGAAAACCTTGACATTCCTACGGTGCCGTATCTTTCGCTATTTTTGCAGGACCTGACGTTTATCGTGGACGGCAATCCAAATTACAGAGACAACACGAAATCATTCCTGAACCAAAAATTGATCAATGTCGACAAGTACACTAAAATCACCAAAATCATTCTTGATCTGCAGACGCTGCAAATACCCTACAAAGATACGGGCGAGCTGGGCAAGGTGTACAACAAGGACCAGAAAATCGATCTGATCAGAAGTGCCACCATCAGAAACCTGCGGCTGCAGTTGCAGGACGAGTCGCAGAGTTTCGACGATATGTTCGACATTGCCGGCGTGCCGTGCttgcaggagctgattttgCTTGAGATCTGGAAAGTGAAGCAGATCAACatgaaggaggacgacCGCAGTTGGAAGCTGAGCTGCGAGATCCAGCCGAGAGACGAGTAG